The window GTAAATTACATTCTCGGGAAGACGAGCCATTTCTCGCCACCCGATAAACTTGCCATCCCAGTTATGAAACCTGCCTCCTAGGTGGTTGTCAGCCGTAATAATACTTTTGAAAGATCTTTTCATGCGGGCTTTTTTCTCCGTTCGAAGTCCACAACTTTTTATCTTTCGGCTGAGGAGCTGTATCTTACCGAAGGCGACGCCTGTTGAAAAGCTCGCCTTTCTGCACCATTCCAAACGAGGTCTTTGGTTTCCCTTGATCCAGCCATTACAAGATGGCGCAGATCACCGCAAAAAAGGGTGTAGGAAACAAAACCAACCGCGTGGACTCGGTAGTCATCATCCACTTGGGAGTTCACCCTCGCCCTTCCACCTTGCAGCACCTGACGGTTCGGATGGTCCCCTCCGATCGGTTAGCCCGCTCTCCAGAAGCGCGATTTTCAACCTTTACGCTTTTTTGCTCTTTTCGCCCGGTCAACCCTGATTCCGCTGGTTAACGAACATTCTTAACCAAGACCATTGATCGTCTGTCCTTAAGAGCGATAGGAGGCCGTAGACTTAAACGAGGCTCTCAAGGTTTAGTAACTCCTGAACGCTATGTTTCTACAGCAAGACTTGGTGAGGCGTTGTGGTTTTCACATCGAGGAAACTTTGTGGGTGGCTAGTGCAAACGGCCGCGCCAGTTTTCCCGTTTGGCCTTTCCACCATCGTCACTGGCTGGAACGACCTTAAGCTGGGCAAGTAGCACTCACTTCTCAATGCTCGTAACACTCCTCAAACCCATAGGATGAGCCCGCCTCCTTAGGTGCACCGCATCAGATGGAATTTGTAAACCTCTTCCCTTTCTGTCTAAGAGAAGGAGGGATCTTCCGAGACGGCTGTTCGCTCGCACTTAAAGGAAATGCGTAGTGGCCATGATCTTTGGTCCCTTCGGTTGAAGCAAACGGCGGCGGTTTGCCGACCGTCTTGCCAACGAAACGATAATGGGCCATAGGTTCCCCCAGCTATTGCACGTAGCGATGTAAGAACCCCATGACAATACAAGACTAACAAGAAAGGTACCCCTTAAAGAGCGTGGCTGGCCCGAGGCATCGTAGAAGATCCCGTTCGTCCAACAGTTAGACCCGAGGCTGATCCGCTCGCACAAGATTGAACCACCGACGACCCCTGAATCTGCTAGCCGAAGCTGCCTACGGACCAAAACCGACAACTTCTCCTTAGCCCTGTGCCGATCATTGAAATCCCGTAGAACGTTCGGCTTGCCTCCATGATGGCATGGCCTTCCCCGAACCGAGGGATTCCTTCCTTATCTGCACGCGCACTTCCTCTGGTAGCTCCGAATCGGTAAGTTTTACCCCTCGGATCGCCACACAGATGGCCGGCGAGATCTTCGGATTCCTTTCCAGTTTTATTCTCAGGCCTTACCTTTGGATTTCCACCTTCTCACAATCTCCTCGCGCACTTTCCACAAGATCATCAAGGAACGGTGATTTCCAGAACGGATGATGAGAACCTTCACCACTTGCCAACCTCCCTCTTCTACGCCTTTCCACAGCTCACGAGCAATCCCATCTTCTCCACAAACCCATATCACCAACCCCCAGGAACGGCCTCCCTTTTTTTAACACAACAGCCACCTAGCACTTACTCTTTTTTCCAGTATACACCGACTCCATCGATCTCACGTAACGGCGATAGAATCCCCCTCTCCTTGCGAAATTCCTCGACGGCTACCCTACAGCCTTTGATAGCATAATAATCATCAATGATGCAATATCCTCCAACACTCAGCTTCTCATACAGAGAGGTGAGAATCGCCATGGTCGAACTATATAGGTCCCCGTCGGCGCGGAGAATCGCAAGCTTCTCGACTGGGGCAGTAGGAAGTGTTTCCTCAAAATAGCCTCTAAGGAACACCACCCGATTGTCCAAAAGGCCGTAGCGTCGGAAATTATCTCGGACCTCCTCTTCGGAAACTGCAAAATAGGATACCTCGTGCCATCGTGACCCGGCGTCGGCTGGATTCTTCAAAGGATCCGGCGGAGGTAACCCGGCAAAGGAGTCGGCAACGAAAACTTTCCTTATCGTATCTCCGTAGGCGGCAAGCATACCCTTCATGAAGATCGCACATCCTCCTCGCCAAACCCCCGCCTCCAGGAGGTCCCCCTCCACTGCATTTGAAAGAACGTCTTCAACACATTGCTGGAGATTTGTCAGCCGCTTCCAGCCAACCATCGTGTGCGCGTATACTGGCCAGAGAGAACCGTCCAACGCGCTTTCTTCGGGATAGCGTTTTGCTAAAATCAGCCCCCGTTGCTCAAGCGAACGCAGAAACCACCGCATAACCTCATTCAACCAACGGGACCGACGCCATACGTTTAGCACCCCGATTTGTTCGCGGTACAATCGAAAGGTAAGACTCTTTTTCAAAAGATCCAAATAAAGGTTGCGAAGGTAGGAAACATCACCTTCGTCATAAAAACCAATGGTTTTCATCGTTGCATTCGTCATGTTGGACACGTTGTCTTGGCTAACTTGGTCCATAAATAGATGAAACTCTTTCCATTACAGGCTCCTTCTAATCAAGGTCCTCAAAGAAAGATCCGTCAAGGGGTTCCGGTGTACACAACCAATACCAAGCTAACATGTGATCGGAATGTGGCGTGGCCCTTCCTCACGACGTACTTTGGTTCCTCGTTGAGTCAATATTCTCTCGCGAATTCGCCCATGTGAGTAGTACCTAAGGCCGGGAAAACTCTATGCCTTCCTTGCGAGCTTCTTTCGCCTTCTTAAGCACCCAACTGGGAGATATGCGCGCCCTAGCGGGCTCGAGAGGATCCGGATCCCTCTTACTGCTTGAAAAAGATGACTAAATCACTACCGATTGGGCCTGGCGTATTTCCCACTCCGCAGACAAAATCCGGTCCCGAGGAAAAAAAACCATTGATGTTCTTTGCGCCGCTAAGAACTTCCTGCCACGTTTTCCCGCCATCCGAAGTCGCGAATACGGCCGCTCCTAATTGACGAAAGTCCGAATTGTCGACAGCCACATACCCACGGCCCAGAGAATCACACCAGAGCGCCTGGATTGGACGCCTCTCAGGGAAAGGCAGCTTAATCCAGCTCTCTCCCCCGTCCTTTGTGGCTAAAAGCACCCCATCCTCCAGGCCCATCCATCCCTGCCAGCTTGTCGAAAAGAAAATTGTTCGGGGCCTTGGAAGCTTTTCAAAAAAAGCCAGCTCCCTCCAAGACCGGCCCGAATCAGTACTTTTAAAAACTTGGGGCACTCTCCGGTGCCCCGAGCTGCCTGCACAGAGCACGTATACAACAAAGCCCGTTTCTATCCGGACATCGCCAGGGATCGCCGCTCGAATCCCGCCCAAGAAAGGGAGCGGCGCCCAGCTCTTACCTTGATCAAGGCTCCAATAGCTTGTGAAGTCCCCGCAAAGAACCATCCTCAGGTTACCTCTGCACACAAGGTCAGTAGCGCTCAAGAGCTTGCCAGGCAAAACTTCCGCCCATGAGCTCCCATCGTCCGTCGAATGCCAAAGCCAGGCTTTGGCTTGCCCGTGAATTCCTTCCAGAAGCCAGATCTCCCGTGAGCCGGTCATCTGCAGACGATAATAATTCAGTCCCCACCCAGGCCTCGGCTTTTTTGGGATCCAGGTCCAGCCTCCGTCTTGCGTTTGAAAGACCCCACTAGACCCACACACCCAGCCGACCTCCGCGTTCCAAAAAAAGACATCTCTGAGAGAACCTCGCCCCCCAGGGTTGCTGACCCGATAGCGAAACGGAAATGTGGATGAGTTTGTAGCAACCTCACCCCCCTCCCTGCCTTGCCAATAGCCCTGACCGTTGCCTGGCTCGAACATCAACCAGGTAACAAGAGAGACCAGCAAAGGCAACGGTTTAAACAAACCCTTTGCCGTGTTGTCGACTGGAATCTGACCGCGTTCATTCCCGTAGTTATGGTCAGATTGAGTGAATGAACGTAATGTTTTATTGCGTGAGACGGCCCTCCTTCCCTTCTCAGCTTGAATGGTCACTTTTATGCCTTCCCTCGAGGTCACTTCTAAGGCGACTCCCCACCATGGGCACGTCCCACCCTAACCACCGTTGGTTGTTTGGGTAGCTACGACGACCCTAGGTCATGACTCGCATTGCCTTGCTCACCGCTGTCGCTCAATCCACCCCTCAAATGAGCCTTCCCCGTCTCCTTCTGTTAGCCCCAAAGACAATGGAAAAGTCCGACGGTCAGTTAAGGCATCTTTCGGTTTTGCGGACCCAGAAGCGCTTCTGGCGGTCTTTACAATAACCTTCCATGAGCGCACCCAGAAGCCACGTAAACCCTGTGCTACCGCCCAACTGGGAGAAAGGTTTGGCTCCGGTGCTTTTCGTCCCAATAGCTACTCGGGCAGCTACGGGTGGGCCGGCCCACACACGACTTTCCATGACGGAACAATGCTTTGGTTTCTCCTCGTTGCCGCCATGATTATTAGGGTCCAGTACCTTTGACCATGAGGTCGACGCAGGTTTGCCCATCCTATCGACCCACCCCCAGAGACACGGTTGTTCGGCAACGTCAAGGAGTTGAGCAATGCGATAGAGCAGAGACTAAGCCGGGTCTGTCCGTATGTGCTGCCTCCCGTACCTTTCCCTGCCCTCCGTTTCCACTACCCGCTCGACCCAACCGAACCTGCAGATTTGCCGCACTCGACTTTAGAGCAAGGTTGTGGCCAGGATTCCGAACACCGCAGCCTCTCCGGCCTGTCTTTGCTTTCTCCTGCAACGTCTCCCAGAGCTGCCAAGCCCGCCAGGGAAATTCTACGCTCCTGGTCATTCTCCCACGCCTTTTGCTCCTTTCCACATTTCCGTCCGCACCGACCTCTAGACCCCTCCTCCTCAGATCTTTCTCCGAGCTCAACGGTACAATGGACCTCTCCGGCTCCCACCTGGGCCGCTCCGACCCCTCAAGAGGCAACAGTCGGACCGTTTGGATCTAATCCAACCTCTCGACCAGGCGGTCCCTTGTCCTTGACACACATGCCCACGCCCGAGACCTCGGGGCGCCTTTCTGCAACGTACCTATGGATCTCCTACTCAGGGAAGCGTGGGCTATCGCTTTTCTCGCCCACACTCGGCACCCGCATTACTGGTTTTGAGGTCTTAGTAGAGCGTTCGCTTTCGTTAGGCCTCTTTGCCGACCCGCCCGCTTTCCGGGCTTTTGCCGAAGGCCTCAACCCCCATCTGCCGCCCCCGGTGCTTCCGCCAGAAGCCATAGTTACCCGGTGGGAACCCCTTCCTCCCCATTGGAAGATACACTCCTTTGACGGCGCACAACAGATGGCTGGCGCGCCAGCTTTCCTATTTCTGTTCCCATTGCCGCTTCCACTCCAAGCGGCTTCAAGCACTCGGCCGAGAGAGCTCGTTGGCTTTTAGGCCTCAGCAAGAGTTCTAGTGCCCGTCAGATCTTTCATATGGAGAACCACCGATACCGCATGCGGCTCCTAACCTTGGCAACCTTGATATCCGTAGAACCGACCTCGGGTAGAATGTCCCGCGCCCGAAGGACCCGTTGCCTATGACCAGGCGGCGGTCCAACCCATCCGTGATCTGGGCGTGTATCTTGAGAGTTCTTCCATGGCTGCCTCCGTGGACTCTTGGATTGAAGGCTTGGCTCCTCGTCTCTCTAGCTCCGTCGAGGGATCGCCTACGCCTTTTGGTATATGTATATCAAACTCAACTCCGCTATCTGGGTTATGGTTCCGCACCTTCTTCTCTCCTTCCCATTGTTGTCAAAGCCATCCGGGCAGGGCTCTCAAACACTGCAACACACCACTTTAAAGTAACAGCTCGATTCATCGCTGGATCTCAAAAAGCCCCCACTGGGCAGGATCTATGGATGCCTCGGTAGCAACGTCGCTTACGATCCCTGTGCGTCGATTGGCCCAGAACATCCGTAACCGGTCGCTGGTCCCTGTCGGATCAGAGTAAATGATGCCAAAATCCCCCCAGTAAACCGAACCAGGGGTCAGATGCAGTCCAAGAGCAGCAAGAGGTAGGGCCGCATAGAGGGAATAGCCGTCAACGTCTCGCTCTAGCTCGATGCGAGCTTGTCGGATCATTTGAACTCGGTCAATCCGCGTAACTCCAATGGGAGAGGCAAACTCCACGGGTTCCTTCGTTCCCGCCTCCCGATAGCAATAGACGACCGCAATAGGTTTCCCCTGGTAGACACTCAAAACAAGGCGAAAATCTCCTTCAAGAACGGTTGACATTGGCCCAGACCGGCCTCTTCCGAGCTCAAAGACCGCACAGTCTCCCGTTTTAAACAGCCGAGTTGGATCATTACCCCGGTTAATCATGGGCGTTGGATCCTTTACTGATTGAAACCCGAGGTAAAGAAACCGGTCGTCAAACGTCCAGGCCGCCAAAGCGGAATGCCTTGGGTCAAAGGCCCATTGGGCCGTCCGCGTGGGAGAAGACCAGTTAAACAGCCGTTGGCTCGGGATACCTCCAGCTGACTCCTTCAAAGGAATGATCGAAAGGCGAGGCCGGGCTGCTTCTTCCGTGTTTGAACTACCCGCTCCAAGAAAAGATTGCGAAAGATAAAGAGGCTGCGATGGTAGCCGATGAATGCTCTCAAGCCCTTTAACCTGAGAAATGACGCAGCACTCCCGTGCCTCGGAAACAGGTCCACAAAGGTAGTAAGCACCATCAATCGGATTCCGGAAAAACTGGCCGCCGAAAGGCTCCCCACCTGCAGTCGTCCCGTCCAGTCTTGCCCCACGTATGATTCGCGAAGGCAGGGAATCGGGTGCAGCCCGGCAATCATGGAAGAGCGCAGCCACAAAGAGGCCATCAACCGTAAAGAGGTACCGTTCGCCCATGTTGCCGCTCAGGCAGAAAACCTCCCCCACCTCCGGGCCTACATCTGCCGAACCCAGCACGTAGAGAGGACCAATCAAGCGGCCCGGGTGACTTTGAGGAGCGGTTACCGAGCCGTGCACTCCTGGCCAAGGATTGGGATACTGCCAGAGCACCTTCCCGTCCGGAGAGATCATCTCGAGAGGATCATGATTGACCAGTAAGTTTCCCCGAGAGTCAAACCAGCAGGAAGCCGCGTCAGGAACCGGTCGCCTTCGATCCACAAGGACCCGTCGAGCATCCTCAAGCCGGTACACGGGAGCCCCCACTGCACTCCACCCCGAACAGGGGATCCGCCAAACCGTCATCATTCCTTCTGTTTCCGCGACCCAGCCGATCGAAAAATCGGAAGCAACCGCTGGAAGCCAGCCACTGCGAAAATCAGGACCTCCTCGCTCCTCTTTGGAAAAGAACACGATCTCCTCTGCCTGGACGCGACCATCCCCATTCTGATCAACCCATAAAAACGTGTGGCGCAGCGGTCTTCCCCGGGCAGCCGCCTCCCGACGCATTACCCACCAGTAAGCATCCAATCGGCTCGCGCGCTGCCACCCCACACCCAGGAAAACTGACGGGAAGCGGGTCATCGCCCATTGTACATCGTCGCGATTGGAAAAGAGCCCCTCGCGAATCAACCGCGGAAGGGCTTCGTTTCCGCGCAAAAAAATGGAGACGTCCCCAAGGGCCACAAGGGGACGGGCCAGGCCACTCGGCTCCAGGCGGCTCACGGAAACAAAGTCGTGGGTTCCATTGATCCAAAAGATTTCCGAGCCTTTCCGCAAAAAGCGGCTAATTCCATCGGGCGCTGGGCCAAAGAGGTCATCAGCATGTTGGGGCCTCCAGGGCGTGCCAGCAACCCGCCACAAACCCCGCCTCCAGTCCAGATCGACCATATTCCCCGTGACGAACCCTCGCGTTGGAAAGAAAGAGTCAATCGCACACCCCATAGCGGCGTAGTAGGTTGTCCCGCAAAACTCCCGCAGCAATTGCCCTCGGCGGTTCCAAACGCTGATCCTACG of the Candidatus Methylacidithermus pantelleriae genome contains:
- a CDS encoding FlgD immunoglobulin-like domain containing protein; this translates as MRKTLLRLAEVFFLIVGWLPGVLAQQTDNHILVAVPAPGSVRIDGDLGDWDLSGTIEACYDVAKLRKRYSVRVAAMYDHSAFYLSFRFRDPTPMENWVNPDLDPQGGWRGDAVQVRFQTDQIVHLTSWYDTQRKRPWASLHYGMWEEDSRARDLNDARSAGLQVAFRKASGGQGYVQELAIPWKLLTQSGVAPAHSFRCGMEFFWGGPKGSSWPQHHYADLIDAQNPQRSFLWEAPQTWGRIELVRQGNLAPVSGVTGEGNPRTESAPGRFSTRGSVPIVYKLPSEGFVTLVIEDEKGRRVRNLIADYPRKAGWNQDFWDGRDDWGNALPPGNYTVRGLYHGPFHLEYVFAYGNPGVPPWITLDGHGGWLSNHENPMFVASDRNRIYVAAAMAEGACALMALDQDGRKCWGVGGIAGGPVARMGRYLYMVVGGALSASIAGIPAGEIRLVRYNPNNGDPVPFGDGSFFRVIGRFNPQKAPPPRNPEGEAIEQGGLGPAWCQRQTMGLAGCGNRLYVSLYFEDKVLVVDGEGKILGEIPLERPSGLATASNGDLLAISDRHLVRIDAAGRITPVSVSGLSAPIGLATGPDASIYVSDWGREMNVKVFDHTGRLLRTIGQTGGRPLVGPYKPDGMFRPWGLAVDGLDRLWVAEWDSSPRRISVWNRRGQLLREFCGTTYYAAMGCAIDSFFPTRGFVTGNMVDLDWRRGLWRVAGTPWRPQHADDLFGPAPDGISRFLRKGSEIFWINGTHDFVSVSRLEPSGLARPLVALGDVSIFLRGNEALPRLIREGLFSNRDDVQWAMTRFPSVFLGVGWQRASRLDAYWWVMRREAAARGRPLRHTFLWVDQNGDGRVQAEEIVFFSKEERGGPDFRSGWLPAVASDFSIGWVAETEGMMTVWRIPCSGWSAVGAPVYRLEDARRVLVDRRRPVPDAASCWFDSRGNLLVNHDPLEMISPDGKVLWQYPNPWPGVHGSVTAPQSHPGRLIGPLYVLGSADVGPEVGEVFCLSGNMGERYLFTVDGLFVAALFHDCRAAPDSLPSRIIRGARLDGTTAGGEPFGGQFFRNPIDGAYYLCGPVSEARECCVISQVKGLESIHRLPSQPLYLSQSFLGAGSSNTEEAARPRLSIIPLKESAGGIPSQRLFNWSSPTRTAQWAFDPRHSALAAWTFDDRFLYLGFQSVKDPTPMINRGNDPTRLFKTGDCAVFELGRGRSGPMSTVLEGDFRLVLSVYQGKPIAVVYCYREAGTKEPVEFASPIGVTRIDRVQMIRQARIELERDVDGYSLYAALPLAALGLHLTPGSVYWGDFGIIYSDPTGTSDRLRMFWANRRTGIVSDVATEASIDPAQWGLFEIQR
- a CDS encoding WD40/YVTN/BNR-like repeat-containing protein; the encoded protein is MTGSREIWLLEGIHGQAKAWLWHSTDDGSSWAEVLPGKLLSATDLVCRGNLRMVLCGDFTSYWSLDQGKSWAPLPFLGGIRAAIPGDVRIETGFVVYVLCAGSSGHRRVPQVFKSTDSGRSWRELAFFEKLPRPRTIFFSTSWQGWMGLEDGVLLATKDGGESWIKLPFPERRPIQALWCDSLGRGYVAVDNSDFRQLGAAVFATSDGGKTWQEVLSGAKNINGFFSSGPDFVCGVGNTPGPIGSDLVIFFKQ
- a CDS encoding TylF/MycF/NovP-related O-methyltransferase, with the translated sequence MDQVSQDNVSNMTNATMKTIGFYDEGDVSYLRNLYLDLLKKSLTFRLYREQIGVLNVWRRSRWLNEVMRWFLRSLEQRGLILAKRYPEESALDGSLWPVYAHTMVGWKRLTNLQQCVEDVLSNAVEGDLLEAGVWRGGCAIFMKGMLAAYGDTIRKVFVADSFAGLPPPDPLKNPADAGSRWHEVSYFAVSEEEVRDNFRRYGLLDNRVVFLRGYFEETLPTAPVEKLAILRADGDLYSSTMAILTSLYEKLSVGGYCIIDDYYAIKGCRVAVEEFRKERGILSPLREIDGVGVYWKKE